From one Streptomyces sp. SCSIO 30461 genomic stretch:
- a CDS encoding STAS domain-containing protein gives MIEVEVEEFQGIAHGPWTVLRMQGELDLVSSPVVRRHVHEAVARGRRDVVLDLSGVVFCDSSGVGVLIAARRLLRSCRGRLRLILPAGGAENAAGVQGAHVNRVLAALGVRRLFEVYESALAAVDDEAEPLSA, from the coding sequence ATGATCGAGGTCGAAGTCGAGGAATTCCAGGGAATCGCACACGGTCCGTGGACCGTGCTGCGCATGCAGGGTGAGCTCGACCTGGTCAGTTCACCCGTGGTCCGCCGCCATGTGCACGAGGCGGTGGCCCGGGGCCGCCGTGATGTGGTGCTCGATCTGTCCGGTGTGGTGTTCTGTGACTCCAGCGGGGTCGGCGTGCTGATCGCGGCTCGCCGCCTCCTGCGCTCCTGCCGTGGCCGACTGCGTCTCATCCTCCCCGCCGGGGGCGCGGAAAACGCCGCCGGGGTCCAGGGCGCGCATGTGAACAGAGTGCTCGCGGCGCTCGGTGTGCGTCGGCTCTTCGAGGTGTACGAGAGTGCCCTGGCGGCTGTGGACGACGAGGCGGAACCGCTCTCGGCCTAA
- a CDS encoding sigma-70 family RNA polymerase sigma factor produces MAKDTPPRWDRKMQQRLARGEAAALGELYDRFASLVHNLAHRVLDDNEAADQITREVFGYVWENPDAYDPKQGSMRSWVARLTHKQAVHRLRQQEAAAHAGNGGGSADELEDLEERVRRASVAARADYIVTSMPSSLRAALQLAYRERRDYRQAASDLDISADEARRRLRLGLQLLSTAHTRPLPGGSSPPGPQPGRGRTR; encoded by the coding sequence ATGGCCAAAGACACACCACCCCGCTGGGACCGCAAGATGCAGCAGCGGCTGGCACGCGGCGAGGCAGCCGCGCTCGGCGAGCTGTACGACCGGTTCGCCTCGCTCGTGCACAACCTGGCCCACCGGGTGCTGGACGACAACGAGGCGGCGGACCAGATCACCCGCGAGGTCTTCGGCTATGTCTGGGAGAACCCGGACGCCTACGACCCCAAGCAGGGCTCCATGCGCTCCTGGGTGGCCAGGCTCACCCACAAGCAGGCCGTGCACCGGCTGCGGCAACAGGAGGCCGCGGCCCATGCCGGCAACGGCGGCGGCTCAGCCGACGAGTTGGAAGACCTGGAGGAAAGGGTGCGCCGCGCGTCGGTCGCCGCACGGGCCGACTACATCGTGACGTCGATGCCCTCCTCCCTGCGAGCCGCGCTCCAGCTGGCCTACCGCGAGCGGCGCGACTACCGGCAGGCCGCTTCGGACCTCGACATCTCGGCGGACGAGGCACGCCGGAGGTTGAGGCTGGGGCTGCAACTGCTGTCCACGGCGCACACCCGCCCGCTCCCCGGCGGCTCGTCGCCCCCCGGCCCACAGCCCGGTCGCGGACGTACCCGGTGA
- the purU gene encoding formyltetrahydrofolate deformylase: MTDQYVLTLSCPDKKGIVHAVSSYLFITGCNIEDSRQFGDRDTGLFFMRVHFAAEAPVTVEKLRASFAAVGDSFQMDWEIHRADERMRVVLMVSKFGHCLNDLLFRSRIGALPVDIAAVVSNHTDFAELVASYDIPFRHIPVTRETKAAAEAELLELVRSESVELVVLARYMQVLSDDLCKQLSGRIINIHHSFLPSFKGAKPYHQAHERGVKLIGATAHYVTADLDEGPIIEQEVERVGHEVTPEQLVAVGRDVECQALARAVKWHAEHRILLNGRRTVVFA, translated from the coding sequence ATGACCGATCAGTACGTCCTGACGCTCTCGTGCCCCGACAAAAAGGGCATCGTGCACGCCGTCTCCAGCTACCTCTTCATCACCGGCTGCAACATCGAGGACAGTCGGCAGTTCGGAGACCGGGACACGGGTCTGTTCTTCATGCGGGTCCACTTCGCCGCCGAGGCTCCGGTGACGGTGGAGAAGCTGCGAGCCAGCTTCGCCGCCGTGGGGGACTCGTTCCAGATGGACTGGGAGATCCACCGCGCTGACGAGCGCATGCGGGTGGTGCTGATGGTCAGCAAATTCGGGCACTGCCTGAATGATCTGCTCTTCCGGTCCAGGATCGGTGCGCTGCCGGTCGACATCGCGGCCGTGGTGTCCAACCACACCGATTTCGCCGAGCTCGTGGCCTCGTACGACATCCCGTTCCGCCACATCCCGGTGACCAGGGAGACCAAGGCGGCGGCGGAGGCCGAGCTGCTGGAGCTGGTGCGGTCCGAGAGCGTGGAGCTGGTCGTGCTCGCCCGCTATATGCAGGTGCTGTCCGACGACCTGTGCAAGCAGCTCAGCGGCCGGATCATCAACATCCACCACTCCTTCCTTCCGAGCTTCAAGGGCGCCAAGCCGTACCACCAGGCGCATGAGCGGGGCGTCAAGCTGATCGGGGCGACCGCGCACTACGTGACGGCGGATCTGGACGAGGGCCCGATCATCGAGCAGGAAGTCGAACGGGTCGGCCACGAGGTGACTCCGGAGCAGCTGGTGGCCGTCGGGCGCGATGTGGAGTGCCAGGCGCTGGCGCGCGCGGTGAAGTGGCACGCCGAACACCGCATCCTGCTCAACGGCCGCCGCACGGTGGTCTTCGCTTGA
- a CDS encoding EF-hand domain-containing protein, whose amino-acid sequence MDSAEYERKVAHRFAEFDQDGNGYIDRADFNQAAKAILAEFGTTARSEKGQALYSGAEAFWQGMAGIADVDGDQRVTREEFITGAVKRLRDNPHRFAEIARPFLHALIGIADQDGTGVTLDSAERVLRVLGVDQERCALVAAALDADGDGRISEDQILEAFAAYYVTPEP is encoded by the coding sequence ATGGACAGCGCAGAATACGAGCGGAAGGTCGCCCACCGGTTCGCCGAGTTCGACCAGGACGGCAACGGCTACATCGACAGGGCGGACTTCAACCAGGCGGCCAAGGCGATCCTCGCCGAGTTCGGCACGACGGCACGCTCGGAGAAGGGGCAGGCCCTCTACTCGGGCGCCGAGGCGTTCTGGCAGGGCATGGCGGGCATCGCCGACGTGGACGGTGACCAGCGGGTCACCCGTGAGGAGTTCATCACCGGCGCGGTGAAGCGGCTCCGCGACAACCCGCACCGCTTCGCCGAGATCGCGCGGCCCTTCCTCCACGCCCTGATCGGCATCGCCGACCAGGACGGCACGGGGGTCACCCTGGACAGCGCCGAGCGGGTGCTCCGCGTCCTGGGTGTCGACCAGGAGCGGTGCGCCCTGGTGGCCGCGGCACTGGACGCGGACGGCGACGGCAGGATCAGCGAGGATCAGATCCTGGAGGCGTTCGCCGCCTATTACGTCACGCCCGAGCCGTAG
- a CDS encoding maleylpyruvate isomerase N-terminal domain-containing protein encodes MTGPLGGGRGPGGSDDGPGAVPRIPGPRAAGDDLDPPPVLPPPVSPVTSVTVPQLPHNVLKSLLGAWALAACSAEESAAVDAHLTECAPCADEALRLRDAVGLLHNDVELDLDPLLRSRVLENCLGRRAARIPVPTWAAPYDAETARLDALLRDFGDADWDTPLRLKWFDGLEPVSRGTTVAGVIGHLLSVDGLVASALGLDDPVAPYTTSGAPPDPHSAHIPHSPAERTDRFWHSAQIPAAREVRASWRDQAHTLVRTVSFAGRGVAELSVPYGDFTLPLRDALLDRAFECWVHADDIAQAVHYPYAPPSGPHLHHMIELAVRQLPAALAARRRAGLAGPARRLVTAGSPGRSLHLEVEGAGGGHWHIPLDSPGAIGDPEQSVAQIALDAVEFCQLVAGHVPPAEVAVGQDGDREAIQDVLFAAASLSRL; translated from the coding sequence GTGACCGGCCCGCTCGGCGGCGGCCGAGGCCCCGGCGGGTCCGATGACGGACCGGGCGCCGTGCCGCGCATCCCTGGTCCGCGGGCGGCGGGGGACGACCTCGATCCGCCACCCGTCCTGCCGCCACCGGTGAGTCCGGTCACTTCCGTGACCGTGCCCCAACTGCCGCACAACGTGCTGAAGTCCCTGCTCGGCGCCTGGGCACTGGCGGCCTGCTCCGCCGAGGAGAGCGCCGCGGTCGACGCGCACCTCACGGAGTGCGCGCCCTGCGCGGACGAGGCACTGCGGCTGCGCGACGCGGTCGGGCTGCTGCACAACGACGTCGAGCTGGACCTCGATCCGCTGCTGCGCTCCCGCGTGCTGGAGAACTGCCTGGGCCGCCGTGCCGCGCGGATCCCGGTGCCCACCTGGGCGGCCCCGTACGACGCGGAGACCGCGCGTCTCGACGCGCTGCTGCGCGACTTCGGCGACGCGGACTGGGACACACCCCTGCGGTTGAAGTGGTTCGACGGCCTCGAGCCGGTGAGCCGCGGGACCACCGTCGCCGGGGTGATCGGCCACCTGCTGTCCGTGGACGGGTTGGTGGCGTCGGCGCTCGGTCTCGACGACCCGGTGGCTCCGTACACGACGAGCGGGGCACCGCCGGATCCGCACTCGGCACACATCCCCCACTCCCCCGCGGAACGCACTGATCGGTTCTGGCACTCCGCGCAGATCCCGGCCGCCCGGGAGGTCCGCGCGTCCTGGCGTGATCAGGCCCACACCCTGGTGCGTACGGTGTCGTTCGCGGGGCGGGGGGTCGCGGAGCTGTCGGTACCGTACGGGGACTTCACGCTTCCACTACGCGACGCACTGCTCGACCGCGCGTTCGAGTGCTGGGTGCACGCCGACGACATCGCCCAGGCGGTCCATTACCCGTACGCCCCGCCGAGCGGCCCACATCTGCACCACATGATCGAACTTGCCGTACGCCAGCTCCCGGCCGCGCTCGCCGCCAGGCGCCGCGCGGGGCTCGCCGGGCCCGCCCGCCGCCTGGTCACGGCGGGCTCTCCGGGCCGCTCCCTGCATCTGGAGGTCGAGGGCGCGGGCGGCGGCCACTGGCACATCCCGCTGGACTCCCCGGGCGCGATCGGCGACCCGGAGCAGTCCGTGGCCCAGATCGCCTTGGACGCCGTCGAGTTCTGCCAGCTCGTGGCGGGGCATGTACCGCCCGCGGAGGTCGCGGTGGGCCAGGACGGGGACCGCGAGGCGATCCAGGACGTGCTGTTCGCAGCGGCGTCGCTGTCCCGGCTGTGA